In Alicyclobacillus macrosporangiidus CPP55, a single window of DNA contains:
- a CDS encoding lactate racemase domain-containing protein has translation MSIIQTILQQIPLPSMVPVEQRFPLVRVPDITMAVKEAIARISAFQNINADSHERSVAVAVGSRGIAGIATIVKCVVAELKSLGFAPFIVPAMGSHGGATDEGQKAVLAALGITEERVHAPIRSSMEVMQIGVTPSGIPVYCDRLALEADAILLVNRVKPHTVLPGPVESGLIKMAAIGLGKQRGAQAIHSRGFANGSNDILEVAREVFAKAPIVGGIAIVENAYGEPAKIVGINRDRIEEEELPLLREAYRLLATLLIDPIDALVVYEMGKNISGDGMDPNVIGRFPEPHRSGGAHIQRIGVLNLTPETHGNANGIGLADFITERVRDQIDFEKTYANSLTSNLVNLSKVPITLKNDREVIQAALKTCINSDKSGPSLVLIRNTLELQRIYVSENLTEAVHSHPSLQIVGDSFQLPFDAQGNLDGLF, from the coding sequence TTGAGCATCATTCAAACGATTTTGCAGCAGATTCCCCTCCCTTCCATGGTACCTGTGGAGCAGAGATTTCCCCTCGTACGAGTACCTGACATTACGATGGCAGTGAAAGAAGCAATTGCACGGATTTCAGCGTTCCAAAATATAAATGCAGATTCACATGAGAGGTCTGTCGCAGTCGCCGTCGGCAGTCGGGGGATCGCTGGAATCGCCACAATTGTTAAATGTGTCGTGGCTGAGCTGAAATCCCTTGGGTTTGCACCATTCATTGTGCCTGCCATGGGCAGCCACGGTGGCGCAACTGACGAGGGGCAGAAGGCGGTACTCGCGGCTTTAGGCATCACAGAAGAGAGGGTACATGCTCCGATTCGATCTTCAATGGAAGTCATGCAGATTGGGGTCACGCCGAGTGGGATTCCGGTCTATTGCGACAGGTTGGCACTTGAAGCAGATGCCATACTGCTTGTCAATCGCGTGAAACCGCACACGGTGCTTCCTGGCCCGGTGGAAAGCGGATTGATCAAAATGGCAGCGATAGGGTTGGGAAAGCAACGCGGTGCTCAGGCCATTCACAGTCGCGGGTTTGCGAACGGTTCCAATGATATTCTGGAGGTGGCACGCGAAGTCTTCGCTAAAGCGCCCATCGTGGGCGGCATAGCCATCGTGGAAAACGCGTACGGGGAGCCGGCGAAGATCGTGGGCATCAACCGCGATCGAATCGAAGAGGAAGAGCTCCCTCTATTAAGGGAAGCTTATCGACTGCTTGCGACGTTGTTGATTGACCCAATCGACGCACTCGTCGTGTACGAAATGGGGAAAAACATCAGCGGGGACGGGATGGACCCCAACGTCATCGGGCGGTTTCCAGAACCGCACAGGTCGGGTGGTGCGCATATTCAACGAATCGGCGTGCTCAATCTGACTCCAGAGACACACGGCAACGCCAACGGAATCGGACTAGCAGACTTCATAACGGAAAGAGTACGGGATCAGATTGATTTCGAAAAGACGTACGCGAACTCTTTGACATCAAATCTTGTGAATCTGTCTAAGGTACCGATTACTTTAAAAAATGACCGCGAAGTCATTCAGGCTGCGCTCAAGACATGCATCAACTCAGACAAGAGCGGGCCTTCTCTGGTTCTTATCCGAAACACGCTCGAACTGCAACGGATCTACGTATCGGAGAACCTGACGGAAGCTGTGCACAGTCATCCAAGCTTGCAAATTGTTGGTGACAGTTTTCAACTTCCGTTTGACGCTCAAGGTAACCTGGATGGTTTGTTTTGA
- a CDS encoding SDR family oxidoreductase — translation MQTKRLAGRIAIVTGASRRRGIGTAICRALARDGADILFTHWKRYDREMEWGADENWPEELVRELSAIGVRAAHLEVDLAKSDAPSRILDETITILGAPSILVNNATHSTSDGFQKLNAEILDAHYAVNVRGTCLLCAEFARRYRGGGGRIINMISGQDKGPMRGELAYAATKGAISAFTVSLAAEVAPLGITVNAVDPGPTDSGWMSDEVKAQLLPKFPMGRIGQPEDAARLVAFLASDEAQWVTGQIIHSDGGFWD, via the coding sequence ATGCAGACGAAGAGATTGGCGGGCCGGATTGCCATTGTCACCGGCGCAAGCCGGCGCAGAGGCATTGGGACCGCCATCTGCCGGGCGCTGGCACGGGATGGGGCTGACATCTTGTTCACGCATTGGAAAAGGTACGACCGCGAAATGGAGTGGGGTGCGGACGAGAATTGGCCGGAGGAACTCGTTCGTGAGCTGAGCGCGATCGGCGTGCGAGCGGCTCATCTGGAAGTGGATTTGGCCAAATCGGATGCGCCCTCACGTATTCTGGACGAGACGATCACGATTCTTGGGGCACCATCCATTCTTGTCAACAACGCAACCCACTCCACGTCGGATGGATTTCAGAAATTGAACGCTGAGATCCTGGATGCCCATTACGCGGTGAATGTCCGGGGGACCTGCTTGCTTTGCGCCGAGTTCGCACGCCGGTACAGAGGCGGCGGGGGGCGAATCATCAACATGATATCCGGACAGGACAAAGGGCCCATGCGGGGCGAGCTGGCCTATGCGGCCACAAAGGGCGCGATTTCGGCGTTCACGGTTTCCCTGGCTGCCGAGGTGGCGCCCCTCGGCATCACGGTGAATGCGGTCGATCCCGGTCCGACGGATTCGGGGTGGATGTCGGACGAAGTGAAGGCCCAGCTGTTGCCGAAGTTCCCCATGGGCAGAATCGGCCAACCGGAGGATGCGGCGCGTCTGGTCGCGTTCCTGGCGAGTGACGAAGCCCAGTGGGTTACGGGACAGATCATCCATTCCGACGGCGGGTTTTGGGACTGA
- a CDS encoding MFS transporter — protein MPKVVLENNAAAARSTRYRSTVLLLMFLGAAINYMDRGNIGVAAPLIAEHFHLNSGQMGIVLSSVLWTYTIAQIPMGILIDKYGPRVMVFLGVLIWSIMTVLTGATGGFISLLLVRMALGLGEAPTFPAFGRVVSQWFPSSERGTANASFISAVMFGSAFTPPLVTWLMLSYGWRSAFYVTGFLSLVWTFVWWKYFRNRPSESKYVSEAEAAMIGDTKVPQTSTKMPWYSVLRYRNVWGLMVGLFSIDYVLYIFVSWLPTYLVKAKHLTLAKTGFVAMIPYIVAFVLVWIFGIWSDHLVKRGWAPGKARRTLAVVGMVISLSILIAPHVQSTAGVVLFLSLALGGVMAANGVIWALPAAIATPEYVGRIGSFQNFAGNVGGTLAPLLTGFILQATGSFVIPLTIGGLLAVAAIISYIFLMHEQEVLIGDRG, from the coding sequence ATGCCGAAAGTCGTTTTGGAAAACAATGCTGCTGCCGCACGTAGTACACGCTATCGCTCAACCGTGCTCCTGCTGATGTTTCTAGGGGCCGCCATCAACTATATGGACCGGGGCAACATTGGTGTTGCGGCACCACTCATTGCGGAACACTTCCACTTAAACAGCGGTCAAATGGGGATTGTATTGTCTTCCGTTCTGTGGACGTACACCATCGCACAAATTCCGATGGGAATCTTGATCGACAAATACGGTCCGCGAGTTATGGTCTTTTTAGGCGTATTGATCTGGTCTATTATGACCGTCCTGACGGGGGCGACGGGTGGATTCATCAGCCTATTGCTGGTCAGAATGGCGCTGGGCTTGGGCGAGGCCCCAACTTTCCCCGCGTTCGGGCGTGTCGTTTCACAGTGGTTTCCCTCCAGTGAACGTGGGACAGCAAACGCGTCCTTTATTTCAGCGGTCATGTTCGGGTCTGCTTTTACTCCGCCATTGGTCACGTGGCTGATGCTGAGTTACGGATGGCGCTCCGCGTTCTACGTGACTGGTTTCTTAAGTCTTGTCTGGACGTTTGTTTGGTGGAAGTACTTTCGGAATCGTCCGAGCGAGTCGAAGTACGTGTCTGAAGCAGAAGCTGCCATGATCGGTGACACAAAAGTTCCCCAAACATCCACCAAGATGCCCTGGTACAGCGTTCTGCGATATCGCAACGTTTGGGGATTAATGGTAGGACTGTTCTCTATCGACTACGTTCTGTATATCTTTGTCTCCTGGTTGCCTACATATCTTGTTAAGGCCAAGCACCTGACGCTCGCCAAAACGGGATTCGTCGCGATGATCCCGTATATCGTTGCGTTCGTTTTGGTGTGGATTTTCGGAATTTGGTCGGACCATCTCGTGAAACGAGGCTGGGCGCCTGGGAAGGCGCGTCGCACTCTGGCCGTTGTGGGGATGGTGATTTCGCTGTCGATTCTTATCGCACCTCACGTACAAAGCACCGCGGGCGTGGTCCTGTTTCTAAGCCTTGCGCTCGGCGGTGTGATGGCGGCCAACGGAGTGATTTGGGCACTCCCGGCTGCAATCGCAACCCCGGAGTACGTTGGCCGCATCGGTTCGTTCCAGAACTTTGCCGGCAACGTCGGAGGAACGCTTGCGCCGCTTTTGACAGGCTTCATCCTGCAAGCCACCGGGTCGTTTGTGATTCCTCTTACAATCGGTGGATTGCTGGCTGTCGCCGCGATTATTTCGTATATCTTCCTGATGCACGAGCAAGAGGTTCTGATCGGAGACAGAGGATAA
- a CDS encoding M14 family zinc carboxypeptidase, with protein MKGKKVRSAVLLSALATSALWAWVHPQDVAASSLSFETKKITLNGSLVSAPKGFVYNDTTYLPIWYLMQALNRLGIASTWDGSNWNLTVNEAADYSNPNPSSSGKAIIVNGVVVEHAPSLVAKDPSSSVDTTYMPIWYLQQALNRLGIHSTWNGTTWAMTATNPIPPLPGFALTTRSITTDNGYRDAQVASFYEGTEYMDLDALTKALTAFGVPNVLVGNDWYWNQSAAPGGATAAFDPAKPLTVHLPDQSDVPFPVIAFQGKTYVPIWYVMTGLKRLGDYPSWNGQVFLIAKFPPAHPVVNPNQTYSYTVMQRDIQSLKDMYPDLIQVKVVGQTVYGRDIYAIGLGKGKATVLISGSHHAREWITTTLNMYMLDRYAYAYRNNQSIGGYNVKQILDETTIWFMPMVNPDGVTLAQFGDGVFPADVRASLVAMNNGSTNFARWKNNAQGIDPNRQYDGGWYTIPSIVTHPWYEFYTGTAPYQINEVKAVLNLINQINPQEEIAYHASGGVIYWGYQISPANLSHFHDLALRMSHLTGYPVQTPSASEQGGGLTDWWTQKVGRPGFTIEVGPALGEAPVPIQYFASIWSQNQAVGLELAEEGYNEYLQNPDSVVHAP; from the coding sequence GTGAAGGGGAAAAAGGTGCGTTCGGCGGTGTTGTTGTCCGCGCTCGCAACGTCGGCCCTTTGGGCATGGGTGCATCCGCAAGATGTCGCCGCGAGCTCCCTCTCATTCGAAACCAAAAAAATCACGTTAAACGGTAGTCTGGTCTCCGCGCCGAAGGGCTTTGTTTACAACGACACCACCTATTTGCCCATCTGGTACCTGATGCAGGCGCTGAACCGCCTGGGCATCGCCAGCACTTGGGACGGATCCAACTGGAACCTCACCGTGAATGAAGCGGCCGACTACTCGAACCCAAACCCTTCTTCATCCGGAAAGGCCATCATTGTCAATGGCGTTGTCGTAGAGCACGCACCTTCGCTCGTCGCAAAAGATCCAAGCAGCAGTGTGGATACGACCTACATGCCCATCTGGTACCTGCAGCAAGCGCTGAACCGCCTGGGCATCCATTCGACATGGAATGGAACCACTTGGGCGATGACCGCCACAAACCCCATTCCGCCCCTGCCGGGTTTCGCGTTGACCACGCGAAGCATCACCACGGACAACGGGTATCGGGATGCCCAGGTGGCCAGCTTTTATGAGGGAACCGAATATATGGATCTCGACGCGCTCACAAAGGCCCTCACGGCGTTTGGCGTTCCGAACGTGTTGGTTGGAAACGACTGGTACTGGAATCAGAGCGCTGCGCCTGGAGGTGCAACAGCGGCGTTCGATCCCGCAAAGCCTTTGACGGTTCACCTCCCCGACCAGTCCGATGTTCCGTTTCCTGTCATCGCGTTTCAAGGCAAAACGTATGTCCCCATCTGGTACGTGATGACAGGCCTGAAACGACTGGGTGACTACCCGTCGTGGAACGGCCAGGTGTTTCTCATCGCAAAGTTTCCGCCGGCGCATCCGGTGGTGAATCCGAATCAAACCTATTCCTATACGGTCATGCAAAGAGATATCCAATCCCTGAAGGACATGTACCCGGATTTGATTCAGGTGAAAGTGGTCGGCCAGACCGTATATGGAAGGGACATTTACGCCATCGGCCTCGGAAAAGGAAAGGCGACTGTCCTCATCAGCGGGTCCCACCACGCGCGGGAATGGATCACAACGACGTTGAACATGTACATGCTGGATCGTTACGCGTACGCCTACCGCAACAATCAGTCGATCGGCGGCTACAACGTCAAGCAGATTTTGGATGAGACGACGATCTGGTTCATGCCGATGGTCAATCCGGACGGCGTGACGCTGGCGCAATTCGGGGACGGCGTGTTTCCCGCCGACGTCCGGGCGTCGCTTGTCGCGATGAACAACGGATCGACCAACTTTGCACGCTGGAAAAACAACGCGCAGGGGATCGATCCGAACCGTCAGTACGACGGAGGCTGGTACACGATTCCGAGCATCGTGACCCACCCGTGGTACGAATTTTACACAGGCACGGCCCCGTATCAAATCAATGAAGTCAAGGCGGTTCTCAATCTGATCAATCAGATCAACCCGCAAGAAGAGATTGCGTACCATGCCTCCGGAGGCGTCATCTACTGGGGATATCAGATCAGCCCAGCCAACCTGTCGCATTTTCACGATTTGGCGCTCCGAATGTCGCACTTGACCGGATACCCCGTCCAGACACCGTCGGCTAGCGAACAAGGTGGAGGCCTGACCGACTGGTGGACGCAAAAAGTGGGAAGACCCGGCTTTACGATTGAGGTCGGACCGGCCCTCGGAGAAGCTCCGGTGCCAATCCAGTACTTTGCAAGCATATGGTCACAAAACCAGGCCGTCGGACTGGAGTTGGCCGAGGAGGGCTACAACGA
- a CDS encoding Gfo/Idh/MocA family oxidoreductase codes for MESIGVGLIGFGLAGSVFHAPLIASVPSLRLVAVATSRAGEVRARCPEAVVEERADRVIERDDVDVVVVANPHPLHFETARRALEAGKHVVVEKPFTMRAREAEELIRLAEARGRLLTVFHNRRWDGDFLTVKRLVTAGELGEVYTYEAHYDRYRPQAADRWQERAGSGGTLFNLGPHLVDQALQLFGRPQWVWADVGVQRGDGAEGNGAAGGAPAGASAGGSAGAPAGALAGAEDYFHIVLGYGRLRAVLHSAYVVPDPGPRFLVHGHRGSFCKYGIDPQEDQLKAGVRPGAAEWGRDRPEMYGRLSVVREDGTVERRVIETKRGCYERFYEGLADALLRGGSPPVDAREARDVIQVLEWAQESSRTGCRMDCVWPDGQDG; via the coding sequence ATGGAATCGATCGGAGTGGGCCTGATTGGTTTCGGGCTGGCAGGCTCGGTGTTTCACGCGCCGCTCATCGCGTCGGTCCCGTCGTTGCGACTGGTGGCGGTGGCGACGAGCCGGGCGGGCGAGGTGCGTGCACGGTGTCCCGAAGCAGTGGTGGAGGAGCGGGCGGACCGCGTGATCGAACGGGATGACGTGGATGTGGTCGTGGTGGCCAACCCGCATCCGCTGCACTTCGAGACGGCCCGGCGTGCGCTTGAGGCGGGCAAGCACGTGGTGGTGGAGAAGCCGTTCACGATGCGGGCGCGCGAGGCGGAGGAGCTCATCCGCCTGGCGGAGGCGCGGGGGCGGCTGTTGACGGTGTTCCACAACCGCCGCTGGGACGGGGATTTTCTGACGGTGAAACGGCTGGTGACGGCGGGAGAGCTGGGGGAGGTGTACACGTACGAGGCCCACTATGACCGGTACCGGCCGCAGGCGGCCGATCGGTGGCAGGAGCGCGCGGGGTCCGGCGGAACACTGTTCAATCTCGGGCCGCATTTGGTGGATCAGGCACTGCAGCTGTTCGGCCGCCCGCAATGGGTTTGGGCGGACGTGGGCGTGCAGCGAGGCGACGGAGCGGAGGGCAACGGCGCGGCGGGTGGGGCACCTGCCGGTGCGTCTGCGGGGGGATCTGCGGGTGCACCCGCCGGTGCGCTCGCCGGGGCGGAGGACTACTTCCACATCGTGCTTGGTTACGGGCGGTTGCGGGCGGTGCTGCATTCTGCATACGTGGTGCCCGACCCGGGACCGCGGTTTCTCGTGCATGGGCATCGGGGAAGTTTTTGCAAATACGGGATCGATCCGCAGGAGGACCAGCTGAAGGCCGGGGTGCGGCCTGGGGCGGCGGAATGGGGGCGGGATCGACCGGAGATGTACGGGCGGCTGTCGGTGGTGCGGGAGGACGGCACGGTGGAGCGAAGGGTGATCGAGACGAAGCGCGGGTGTTACGAGCGCTTTTACGAGGGCCTGGCGGACGCGCTGTTGCGCGGGGGCTCGCCGCCGGTGGATGCCCGGGAGGCGCGGGATGTGATCCAGGTGCTGGAGTGGGCGCAGGAGAGCAGCCGGACAGGCTGCAGGATGGATTGTGTGTGGCCGGATGGGCAGGACGGGTGA
- a CDS encoding lactate racemase domain-containing protein, protein MPILESGLDFESPVMVKVQQHFPADHMSRDEIYSSLRQQCADPRIRSKVKAGAKVAVAVGSRGIAELKFVVRTVIDWLKEQGTIPFIVPAMGSHGGGTSDGQRLVLEQYGITEDDMAVPIDASMDTVQLGVVDGAPVYFSKAAYHADLVVPICRVKPHTDFKGPIESGVFKMLSIGLGKHKGAAALHSLGFRAFPTLIPNVGQFIIDHAPIGFSVCIVENGYDDVATVQVVPAELTAEEEPKLLQLSKQLLPKINVDDIHLLIVDQIGKNISGEGMDPNITGRSPLPISHEGVPRIDRIAVLDLTEETHGNATGIGMADLTTVRCFRKIDLSTTYANVITAGLFNSAKIPVMLQNDREVIAVGLKSATTVEPPKARVVRIRDTLHLGEFWVSEVIAEELRHDHRFTVTNERKPFLFDEQGNLTW, encoded by the coding sequence ATGCCCATTCTCGAGAGTGGTTTAGACTTCGAAAGTCCCGTGATGGTCAAAGTCCAACAACACTTTCCGGCTGACCACATGAGCCGAGACGAGATTTATTCGTCGCTTCGCCAACAGTGTGCAGATCCCAGGATTCGCTCCAAGGTGAAAGCTGGAGCCAAGGTCGCTGTTGCCGTGGGAAGTCGAGGCATCGCGGAGCTGAAGTTCGTCGTGCGCACTGTGATAGATTGGCTGAAAGAACAGGGGACGATCCCGTTCATCGTCCCCGCTATGGGAAGCCACGGCGGCGGTACTTCGGATGGACAACGCTTAGTTTTGGAACAGTATGGCATTACGGAAGACGACATGGCCGTTCCGATTGACGCTTCGATGGATACCGTGCAATTGGGCGTGGTCGATGGTGCTCCCGTGTATTTCAGTAAGGCGGCGTATCACGCTGACCTCGTGGTGCCAATTTGCCGGGTGAAGCCTCATACGGACTTCAAAGGCCCGATAGAGAGCGGCGTATTCAAGATGCTCAGCATTGGGCTTGGAAAGCACAAGGGTGCAGCTGCGCTGCACAGCTTGGGGTTTAGAGCGTTCCCGACCTTGATTCCAAATGTCGGCCAATTCATTATTGACCACGCACCCATCGGTTTTTCCGTTTGCATCGTGGAAAACGGTTATGACGATGTGGCAACGGTTCAAGTCGTTCCGGCGGAACTGACCGCGGAAGAAGAACCGAAACTTCTCCAATTATCTAAACAATTGCTTCCCAAAATCAATGTGGACGACATTCATCTGTTGATTGTCGATCAAATCGGAAAGAACATAAGCGGAGAGGGAATGGATCCGAACATTACGGGACGGTCTCCACTGCCCATTTCGCATGAAGGAGTTCCACGTATCGACCGGATTGCCGTGCTCGACTTGACCGAAGAAACACATGGGAATGCGACCGGCATCGGCATGGCAGACCTCACCACTGTGCGGTGTTTTCGGAAGATTGACCTCTCTACGACATACGCAAACGTCATCACAGCCGGGCTGTTCAACAGCGCAAAAATACCCGTGATGCTCCAGAATGACAGAGAAGTCATCGCAGTTGGACTCAAATCTGCCACAACGGTCGAGCCGCCAAAAGCCCGGGTGGTTCGCATCCGGGACACGCTGCACCTGGGGGAGTTTTGGGTTTCAGAGGTCATTGCAGAGGAACTGCGTCACGACCACAGATTCACGGTGACAAACGAACGTAAACCATTCTTGTTCGACGAACAAGGGAATCTCACGTGGTAA